The Triticum aestivum cultivar Chinese Spring chromosome 3A, IWGSC CS RefSeq v2.1, whole genome shotgun sequence genome includes a region encoding these proteins:
- the LOC123058742 gene encoding uncharacterized protein: MHSSYYTLACFATVRRNKRPETMEIITKRPRERRGNAADGEPLPQLLDSPLPTPRRSCASADAPGSSLRCTASPLRTQVPFSWESSPGVPKSGRDTREETMPPPKLPPGRWPPQCPTRTNWCYGNGSEASSDDCDASSFSDALDRTSSSPARIGSFDRVTSKRFEDIFLGRAESFAKDRSHSSRHAPTGEPSAVVAASSSSARHTKHWRRRGSSRPHDDDDGEWPKSNDPVKVMPRVEQMSPRACGLMVFFPWSAKRAACGFKSPSTTRHSVAVDHSPSRGRSNPTLSDALQEDNKTDDMDVQDPPPQPRGEKRSRAEWQGRGWGVSSLLDTSKRYCTDARKALSKLSIGLGADSGSARVGRERRSGTQDATSTTTTAPVVGAKLTKLKSNRN, translated from the coding sequence ATGCACTCCTCTTATTATACGCTTGCATGCTTCGCAACAGTGCGCCGTAACAAAAGGCCGGAGACCATGGAGATCATCACCAAGCGCCCCAGGGAGAGGCGGGGCAATGCCGCCGACGGCGAGCCGCTCCCGCAGCTGCTCGACTCGCCGCTCCCCACGCCGCGCCGCTCGTGCGCCTCCGcggacgcgcccggcagcagcctGCGGTGCACCGCCTCGCCGCTGCGCACGCAGGTGCCCTTCTCCTGGGAGAGCTCCCCTGGCGTGCCCAAGAGCGGCAGGGACACGCGGGAGGAGACGATGCCGCCGCCCAAGCTGCCGCCCGGGCGCTGGCCGCCGCAGTGCCCCACGAGGACGAACTGGTGCTACGGCAACGGGAGCGAGGCCAGCAGCGACGACTGCGACGCGTCGTCCTTCTCCGACGCCCTGGATAGGACGTCCTCCTCGCCCGCGCGGATCGGCTCCTTCGACCGGGTCACGTCCAAGCGCTTCGAGGACATCTTCCTCGGCCGCGCCGAGAGCTTCGCCAAGGACCGGTCCCACTCCTCCCGCCACGCGCCCACGGGCGAGCCCAGCGCCGTCGTCGCCGCGTCGTCGTCCTCGGCGAGACACACGAAGCACTGGCGTCGACGCGGCAGCTCGCGCCCCCACGATGACGACGACGGGGAGTGGCCGAAGAGCAACGACCCCGTGAAGGTCATGCCGCGCGTCGAGCAGATGTCCCCGAGAGCATGCGGGCTCATGGTGTTCTTCCCATGGAGCGCGAAGCGGGCGGCCTGCGGGTTCAAGAGCCCGTCGACGACGCGTCACTCCGTCGCCGTTGATCATTCGCCCTCCCGCGGCCGCAGCAACCCCACCCTGAGCGACGCTCTGCAGGAGGACAACAAGACCGACGACATGGACGTGCAAGACCCACCGCCGCAGCCGCGCGGGGAGAAGAGGAGCCGCGCGGAATGGCAGGGCCGCGGGTGGGGCGTCTCGTCGCTGCTCGACACGAGCAAAAGGTACTGCACCGACGCACGGAAGGCCCTGAGCAAGCTATCCATCGGATTGGGCGCTGACAGTGGCAGCGCGAGAGTTGGCAGGGAAAGGAGGAGCGGCACGCAGGATGCCACGTCCACAACGACGACCGCGCCCGTCGTCGGCGCCAAGCTGACGAAACTCAAGTCTAACAGAAATTAA